From a region of the Cenarchaeum symbiont of Oopsacas minuta genome:
- a CDS encoding Transposase: MPKRSKNSDGCLNDKSKRKPQNANKNTRAVGSKSMFVGVDAHKKFLQIAMVDNKGKVILNVRVENRHVDIRKFFQTSIPKIVMESSSVWHGLFRYMTDRLDLDVVLSNPYQTKAIAASTKKTDKVDAQILADLLRGGYIKCAKQKDS, from the coding sequence GTGCCTAAGAGATCAAAGAATTCAGATGGTTGTTTAAATGACAAATCCAAAAGAAAGCCTCAAAATGCAAACAAAAACACTAGGGCTGTTGGGAGCAAGTCCATGTTTGTTGGAGTTGACGCGCATAAGAAATTTCTCCAGATAGCAATGGTTGACAACAAAGGCAAAGTAATCTTAAACGTGCGAGTTGAAAACCGACATGTAGACATTAGAAAATTTTTCCAAACAAGTATACCAAAGATCGTGATGGAATCATCGTCTGTTTGGCATGGATTATTTCGATACATGACAGACAGACTGGATCTTGATGTTGTTCTCTCAAATCCATACCAAACAAAAGCTATTGCAGCATCCACTAAAAAAACAGACAAGGTTGATGCACAAATCCTAGCAGACTTGTTGCGTGGAGGATATATCAAATGTGCCAAACAAAAAGACAGTTGA